One Methanomassiliicoccales archaeon DNA window includes the following coding sequences:
- a CDS encoding DUF3786 domain-containing protein, translating to MKRDYPGLERITYEGALQKAWDDILERDIIELAEHSVSKTSERIITVRFFDKECTVDLRRRIIEQDQKPLEPFLSILILHYLRGCSELHPTGEIITFREIPGGDLYYAAFKSRAIDPLVRKFGNEPEMLLTAAERIGAKRIKMGSTGVRVDVFAKLPVTVVVWKGDEEIPSSANILFDRIAASILPTEDLAVIGSLVASKLTKAV from the coding sequence ATGAAGCGTGATTATCCAGGCCTTGAGAGAATAACTTACGAGGGGGCGCTCCAAAAAGCGTGGGATGACATTCTTGAAAGAGACATAATCGAGTTGGCAGAGCACTCGGTCAGCAAAACCTCTGAGCGTATTATTACCGTTCGATTTTTCGACAAGGAATGCACAGTCGATCTGCGTCGGAGGATCATTGAGCAGGATCAGAAACCGCTCGAACCCTTTCTTTCAATTTTAATTCTTCATTATTTACGCGGATGTTCTGAACTCCATCCGACTGGTGAGATCATTACTTTCAGAGAAATACCTGGAGGAGATCTATACTATGCTGCCTTCAAGTCAAGGGCAATCGATCCATTAGTGAGGAAATTTGGGAATGAGCCAGAAATGCTTCTCACTGCCGCGGAAAGAATTGGCGCGAAGAGAATTAAAATGGGGAGTACTGGTGTGAGGGTCGATGTGTTTGCTAAGCTTCCAGTCACTGTCGTTGTCTGGAAGGGCGATGAGGAAATCCCGAGTTCAGCAAATATATTGTTTGATAGGATTGCAGCGTCAATTCTCCCGACTGAAGATTTGGCGGTGATCGGCTCTCTAGTGGCCTCAAAACTCACGAAAGCCGTCTGA
- a CDS encoding polysaccharide deacetylase family protein: MGCATITIDVDRDVNLPERGRVEGVSRARDGDTAPRFESAAKGLKLIVSVLNDLGIKGTFFVEAETAKKIAERMNIKELLKPHEIACHGCRHEDLTGEQSGVRLSDEQVSSILDDSVATIKEVFNRKPVGFRAPYLHIDNRILAVLAQKGFMYDSSIIKRLDHGEIYPYRIYGALIEAPIASGVDRAGKKIVSYLWPLHEGQRKVSDYEHFISRFSAGLFVLATHSWHLIESYDFGVLPEEKIAENVSSLRSILKTAIDLGIEFCTVEEYLLGKAGD, encoded by the coding sequence ATGGGCTGCGCGACAATCACGATCGATGTTGACCGGGATGTCAATCTCCCAGAACGCGGTAGGGTCGAGGGCGTCTCGCGGGCGAGAGATGGCGATACAGCTCCTAGATTCGAATCAGCTGCGAAGGGGCTCAAGTTAATCGTATCGGTTCTCAATGATCTGGGAATAAAGGGAACTTTTTTTGTTGAAGCCGAAACCGCCAAGAAAATCGCCGAGAGGATGAATATCAAGGAACTTCTGAAGCCCCATGAGATCGCGTGTCACGGATGCAGACACGAAGACCTCACTGGTGAGCAGAGCGGGGTTAGGTTGTCGGACGAACAGGTAAGCTCGATCCTGGACGACAGCGTGGCGACAATCAAGGAGGTCTTCAACAGAAAGCCAGTGGGTTTCCGCGCACCATATTTGCATATCGATAACCGAATATTGGCAGTACTCGCGCAGAAGGGGTTTATGTATGATTCATCGATTATCAAACGACTCGACCACGGTGAAATTTATCCATATCGAATCTATGGCGCTTTGATCGAGGCACCGATCGCATCAGGCGTCGATCGCGCAGGAAAGAAGATCGTCTCATACCTCTGGCCACTGCACGAAGGGCAGAGGAAAGTTTCTGACTATGAACATTTCATCTCCCGATTTTCAGCTGGTCTATTCGTTCTGGCGACCCACAGCTGGCATCTCATCGAGAGCTATGATTTTGGGGTATTGCCTGAGGAGAAAATTGCAGAGAACGTTTCCTCGCTGCGATCCATATTAAAGACGGCGATCGATCTAGGTATAGAGTTCTGTACCGTTGAGGAGTACCTTCTTGGGAAGGCGGGCGACTGA
- a CDS encoding formate--tetrahydrofolate ligase: MKSDLEIAQEATLEPILDIAAKIDLTPDDLELYGKYVAKVHLDVREKFADRPQGMYIDVTAITPTPLGEGKTTTTIGLVQALGSELKKKVVACIRQPSMGPTFNIKGGAAGGGYSQVVPMENFNLHLTGDIHAISIAHNLIAAAIDSRMYHESVLTDEQLQKRGLERIDIDPETIMWNRVVDVCDRSLREIQIGLNDAKKEDGTPSPVFPRKTGYDISVASELMAILALTTGLKDMRERIGRVVVAMDKKGRPVTLERLKVAGAATVLLKDALMPNLMQTLEGQPAFVHAGPFANIAHGNNSIVADQIALKCADYVVTESGFGADIGMEKFFDIKCRYSGLIPNCVVIVATIRALKMHGGGPKVKPGLPLDKAYTTENLDLLEKGLGNLGVHIKNARLFGIPVVVAVNAFETDTDAEIELVRKYAIQAGAEDAAKCTHWAEGGKGARKLAELVVEACKKPSKFKFLYPLEWSIKEKIECIAKNIYGADGVTYTPLAEKQIKAFEDAGYGNLPICMAKTHLSLSHDPDLKGVPKGFVLPIREVRASVGAGFIYPLVGKMSTMPGLASRPAFMDIDIDEKGRIKGLF; this comes from the coding sequence ATGAAGAGTGATTTGGAAATAGCCCAAGAGGCAACATTAGAGCCGATTCTCGACATTGCAGCGAAGATCGACCTTACACCAGATGATTTGGAATTGTATGGCAAGTACGTCGCGAAGGTCCACTTGGACGTGCGGGAGAAATTTGCTGACAGACCGCAGGGGATGTACATCGATGTCACAGCAATAACGCCTACTCCGTTGGGTGAGGGCAAGACAACAACGACAATTGGCCTTGTGCAAGCCCTTGGATCTGAGCTGAAGAAGAAAGTCGTTGCTTGTATCAGGCAACCGAGCATGGGACCGACCTTCAATATCAAAGGTGGCGCGGCTGGAGGAGGTTACAGCCAGGTTGTTCCAATGGAAAATTTCAACCTCCACCTCACCGGCGACATACACGCGATCTCAATTGCACACAACCTCATCGCTGCAGCGATCGACAGCAGGATGTATCACGAGAGCGTGCTGACGGATGAACAATTGCAGAAGCGTGGGCTCGAGCGAATTGATATTGACCCTGAAACGATCATGTGGAACCGTGTTGTCGATGTCTGCGATCGAAGCCTGAGGGAGATACAAATCGGCCTCAACGATGCGAAGAAAGAAGATGGTACGCCGAGTCCCGTTTTCCCAAGAAAGACGGGTTACGATATCAGTGTTGCAAGTGAGCTGATGGCAATCCTAGCACTGACGACTGGACTAAAGGACATGAGGGAAAGGATAGGCCGCGTCGTCGTTGCAATGGATAAGAAGGGGCGACCGGTTACACTTGAGAGGCTCAAGGTCGCTGGTGCCGCAACTGTTCTCCTGAAAGATGCCCTTATGCCGAACCTTATGCAGACACTTGAAGGGCAGCCAGCATTCGTTCACGCCGGTCCATTCGCGAACATCGCCCACGGAAATAACAGCATCGTCGCCGACCAAATCGCCCTTAAGTGTGCAGATTATGTCGTCACAGAGAGCGGGTTTGGTGCCGACATTGGTATGGAGAAATTCTTCGACATCAAGTGCAGGTATAGCGGGTTGATTCCGAACTGTGTTGTGATCGTCGCAACGATACGAGCCCTCAAGATGCATGGAGGCGGTCCGAAGGTCAAACCCGGCCTGCCACTCGACAAGGCGTACACGACAGAGAACCTCGATCTGCTGGAGAAGGGCCTCGGAAACCTTGGGGTACACATCAAAAATGCGAGGCTGTTCGGGATCCCTGTTGTGGTAGCCGTCAACGCATTTGAGACAGACACAGATGCGGAGATTGAACTCGTCCGCAAGTACGCGATACAGGCTGGGGCGGAGGACGCAGCGAAGTGCACGCACTGGGCAGAAGGTGGAAAGGGAGCGAGGAAATTGGCTGAATTGGTCGTCGAGGCTTGCAAGAAACCGTCGAAATTCAAGTTCCTCTACCCGCTCGAATGGTCGATTAAGGAAAAGATTGAGTGCATTGCCAAGAACATCTACGGAGCTGATGGCGTCACGTACACACCACTCGCCGAGAAACAGATCAAAGCGTTCGAAGATGCGGGTTATGGAAATCTACCGATTTGCATGGCAAAGACACACTTGAGCTTGAGCCATGATCCAGACCTCAAGGGCGTGCCAAAGGGATTTGTACTGCCGATTAGGGAGGTCAGGGCGAGTGTCGGTGCTGGCTTCATCTACCCGCTCGTAGGAAAGATGAGCACAATGCCCGGCCTGGCGAGCAGACCCGCATTCATGGACATCGATATTGATGAAAAGGGCAGGATCAAGGGTCTCTTCTGA